One Paracidovorax avenae ATCC 19860 genomic region harbors:
- a CDS encoding 3-deoxy-7-phosphoheptulonate synthase: MNRTFSPEAGAAGPASHVHRAAPLPGTHDTTRIDDTRIKAVRPLITPALLQEWLPASDDAQALVESSRAALSRVLHGEDDRLVVVVGPCSIHDHGQAMEYAKALKAQADRLSTELVVVMRVYFEKPRTTVGWKGYINDPHLDGSFAINEGLEMARRLLLDVLALGLPVGTEFLDLLSPQFISDLVSWGAIGARTTESQSHRQLASGLSCPVGFKNGTDGGVKVASDAILAAQAPHAFMGMTKMGQAAIFETRGNRDCHVILRGGRQPNYGAADVDAACALLRGAGLREQVMIDVSHANSSKQYRRQIEVAADVAAQVAAGDGRITGVMIESHLREGRQDIVPGQPLEAGVSVTDACLGFDQTVPVLEGLAAAVRSRRSHR; this comes from the coding sequence ATGAACCGTACCTTTTCCCCGGAAGCCGGTGCCGCAGGCCCCGCTTCGCATGTCCACCGCGCCGCGCCGCTGCCCGGCACGCACGACACCACCCGCATCGACGACACGCGCATCAAGGCGGTGCGGCCATTGATCACTCCCGCGCTGCTGCAGGAGTGGCTGCCCGCTTCGGACGATGCCCAGGCCCTGGTGGAATCCAGCCGCGCCGCGCTTTCGCGGGTGCTGCACGGCGAGGACGACCGGCTCGTCGTCGTGGTGGGGCCGTGCTCCATCCACGACCACGGCCAGGCCATGGAGTACGCGAAGGCGCTCAAGGCACAGGCCGACCGGCTGTCGACGGAGCTGGTGGTGGTGATGCGGGTGTATTTCGAGAAGCCCCGCACCACGGTGGGCTGGAAGGGCTACATCAATGATCCGCACCTGGATGGCAGCTTCGCGATCAACGAAGGCCTGGAAATGGCGCGCAGGCTGCTGCTGGACGTGCTGGCGCTCGGCCTGCCCGTGGGGACGGAATTCCTCGACCTGCTCTCGCCGCAGTTCATCAGCGACCTGGTGAGCTGGGGCGCGATCGGTGCGCGCACCACGGAAAGCCAGAGCCACCGCCAGCTGGCCAGCGGCCTGTCCTGCCCCGTGGGGTTCAAGAACGGCACGGATGGCGGCGTGAAGGTGGCCTCCGACGCCATCCTTGCCGCGCAGGCGCCGCACGCCTTCATGGGCATGACCAAGATGGGCCAGGCGGCCATTTTCGAGACGCGCGGCAACCGGGACTGCCATGTGATCCTGCGCGGCGGCCGCCAGCCGAACTACGGCGCGGCCGACGTGGACGCGGCCTGCGCCCTGCTGCGCGGCGCGGGCCTGCGAGAGCAGGTGATGATCGATGTCTCGCACGCCAACAGCAGCAAGCAGTACCGCCGCCAGATCGAGGTGGCGGCCGACGTGGCGGCGCAGGTCGCGGCCGGGGATGGCCGCATCACCGGCGTGATGATCGAAAGCCACCTGCGGGAAGGCCGCCAGGACATCGTGCCCGGGCAGCCCCTGGAGGCCGGCGTGTCGGTGACGGACGCCTGCCTCGGCTTCGACCAGACGGTGCCGGTGCTCGAAGGCCTCGCGGCCGCCGTACGGTCGCGCCGCAGCCATCGCTGA